A single Chengkuizengella sediminis DNA region contains:
- the asnB gene encoding asparagine synthase (glutamine-hydrolyzing), producing the protein MCGITGWINWNDDLTKYPTILEDMTKTLAPRGPDASGTWISPHCSLGHRRLSVIDPENGAQPMWRKYDYQTFVIVYNGEIYNAFELKEELINRGHTFQTNCDTEVVLISYIEWGAKCVERLNGIFAFAIWNDLQEKLFIARDRVGVKPLFFSYHHSTFLFGSEPKAILENPTFKPEIGAEGLAEIFVIGPARTPGHGIYNNMEELKPGYCLELEKNGLKKYPYWKLESHPHFENEDQTAQTIRELLIDTVERQLVSDVPVCTLLSGGLDSSALTAIAVNYYNQTKQGTVNTFSVDYVDNEIHFKENDFQPNSDQPWIRRMSSFLNTNHQNIQFDTPELVESLKAVVDARDTPGMADVDASLYLFCREIKKQATVAISGEAADEIFGGYPWFHREDSLNANTFPWSLTLNKRLEILSDELKEWIRPEQYVEDRYAQAIGEVPHLKGETKVQKQMRQMSYLNITRFMPTLLDRKDRMSMRVGLEVRVPYCDHRLIEYVWNIPWEIKTAGDREKGILRKALKGILPEDVIQRKKSPYPKTHNPDYTEAVKKWILEILDDPSSPLQSLINVKKIKEIANSDVKSYHFPWFGQLMSGPQLFAYLAQVDLWLRKYNISIK; encoded by the coding sequence ATGTGTGGAATAACTGGATGGATTAATTGGAATGATGATTTAACAAAGTACCCAACAATTCTGGAAGACATGACAAAAACACTAGCTCCACGTGGACCTGATGCTTCTGGAACTTGGATATCTCCTCATTGCTCTCTTGGTCACCGCAGATTGAGTGTCATTGATCCAGAAAATGGAGCACAGCCGATGTGGCGTAAATATGATTACCAAACATTTGTCATTGTTTATAACGGTGAGATTTATAACGCATTTGAACTTAAAGAGGAACTTATAAATCGTGGACATACATTTCAAACTAATTGTGATACAGAGGTTGTATTAATTTCTTACATTGAGTGGGGAGCAAAATGTGTAGAACGTTTAAATGGAATTTTTGCATTTGCAATATGGAATGATTTGCAAGAGAAATTATTTATAGCAAGAGATCGGGTAGGAGTAAAACCTCTATTCTTCTCATACCATCATTCTACTTTTTTATTTGGATCAGAGCCAAAAGCCATATTAGAGAATCCTACATTCAAACCAGAAATTGGTGCCGAAGGTTTAGCCGAAATATTTGTCATTGGACCAGCTCGCACGCCAGGACATGGCATATACAACAACATGGAGGAATTAAAACCCGGTTATTGTTTGGAATTAGAAAAAAATGGTTTGAAAAAATATCCTTATTGGAAATTAGAATCACACCCTCATTTTGAAAATGAAGATCAAACAGCTCAAACGATTAGAGAACTATTGATCGATACAGTGGAAAGACAACTTGTTTCAGATGTGCCTGTATGTACATTATTATCTGGTGGTTTAGATTCTAGCGCTCTTACAGCGATAGCAGTAAATTATTATAATCAAACAAAACAAGGAACTGTGAATACATTCTCCGTCGATTATGTAGACAACGAAATTCATTTTAAAGAAAATGATTTCCAGCCAAATTCCGATCAACCCTGGATTCGACGAATGAGTAGTTTTTTAAACACGAATCACCAAAACATACAATTTGATACCCCAGAGTTAGTAGAATCTTTAAAAGCGGTTGTGGATGCACGTGACACTCCTGGAATGGCTGATGTGGATGCTTCACTTTATTTATTTTGTCGTGAGATTAAAAAACAGGCTACAGTGGCTATATCTGGCGAAGCTGCCGATGAGATATTTGGTGGATATCCTTGGTTTCATAGGGAGGATTCTTTAAATGCAAATACTTTTCCATGGTCACTTACACTAAATAAAAGGCTTGAAATTTTATCAGATGAACTAAAAGAGTGGATTCGTCCAGAACAATATGTAGAAGATCGTTATGCACAAGCAATAGGGGAAGTTCCCCATTTAAAAGGAGAAACTAAAGTACAAAAACAAATGAGACAAATGTCTTATTTGAATATTACTCGTTTTATGCCAACTTTATTGGATCGAAAAGATCGGATGAGTATGCGAGTGGGTCTTGAAGTTCGTGTTCCGTACTGTGACCATCGTTTAATTGAATATGTATGGAATATTCCCTGGGAAATTAAAACAGCAGGAGATCGTGAAAAAGGCATCCTAAGAAAAGCATTAAAAGGAATCCTGCCTGAGGATGTCATTCAACGTAAAAAGAGCCCTTATCCTAAAACACATAATCCCGATTACACGGAGGCTGTAAAAAAATGGATTTTGGAAATACTTGATGATCCTTCTTCTCCACTACAATCTTTAATTAACGTAAAAAAAATTAAGGAAATCGCCAACTCCGATGTAAAATCTTATCATTTCCCTTGGTTTGGTCAATTAATGTCAGGACCTCAGTTATTTGCTTATTTAGCTCAGGTGGATTTATGGCTTAGAAAATATAATATTAGTATAAAATGA
- a CDS encoding sporulation protein YjcZ — MSCYGGYSRGRSSSGAVIVLVLFILLVIILAAAVFV, encoded by the coding sequence ATGAGTTGTTATGGTGGTTATTCCCGTGGACGTTCAAGTAGTGGAGCTGTAATTGTTTTAGTACTATTCATTCTTTTAGTTATCATTTTAGCAGCTGCGGTTTTTGTTTAA